In the Manis javanica isolate MJ-LG chromosome 14, MJ_LKY, whole genome shotgun sequence genome, one interval contains:
- the POU4F3 gene encoding POU domain, class 4, transcription factor 3, with protein MMAMNAKQPFGMHPGLQEPKFSGLHPGSEAMRRVCLPAPQLQGNIFGSFDESLLARAEALAAVDIVSHGKNHPFKPDATYHTMSSVPCTSTSSTVPIAHPAALTSHPHHAVHQGLEGDLLEHISPTLSVSGLGAPEHSVMPAQIHPHHLGAMGHLHQAMGMSHAHAVAPHSAMPACLSDVESDPRELEAFAERFKQRRIKLGVTQADVGAALANLKIPGVGSLSQSTICRFESLTLSHNNMIALKPVLQAWLEEAEAAYREKNSKPELFNGSERKRKRTSIAAPEKRSLEAYFAIQPRPSSEKIAAIAEKLDLKKNVVRVWFCNQRQKQKRMKYSAVH; from the exons ATGATGGCCATGAACGCCAAGCAGCCGTTCGGCATGCACCCGGGGCTCCAGGAGCCCAAGTTCTCCGGCCTGCACCCCGGCTCCGAGGCCATGCGCCGCGTCTGTCTCCCGGCCCCGCAG CTGCAGGGTAATATATTTGGAAGCTTTGATGAGAGCCTGCTGGCGCGCGCCGAAGCTCTGGCGGCGGTGGACATCGTCTCCCACGGCAAGAACCATCCGTTCAAGCCCGACGCCACCTACCATACCATGAGCAGCGTGCCCTGCACGTCCACTTCGTCCACCGTGCCCATCGCCCACCCGGCCGCGCTCACCTCGCACCCGCACCACGCCGTGCACCAGGGCCTCGAGGGCGACCTGCTAGAGCACATCTCGCCCACGCTGAGCGTGAGCGGCTTGGGCGCCCCCGAGCACTCGGTGATGCCGGCGCAGATCCACCCGCACCACCTGGGCGCCATGGGCCACCTGCACCAGGCCATGGGCATGAGCCACGCGCACGCCGTGGCGCCTCACAGCGCCATGCCCGCCTGTCTCAGCGACGTGGAGTCCGACCCGCGAGAGCTCGAGGCCTTTGCCGAGCGCTTCAAGCAGCGGCGCATCAAGCTGGGGGTGACCCAGGCGGACGTGGGCGCGGCTCTGGCCAACCTCAAGATCCCCGGCGTGGGCTCTCTCAGCCAGAGCACCATCTGCAGGTTCGAATCCCTCACTCTGTCGCACAACAACATGATCGCGCTCAAGCCGGTGCTGCAGGCCTGGCTGGAGGAAGCCGAGGCCGCCTACCGAGAGAAAAACAGCAAGCCGGAGCTCTTCAACGGCAGCGAGCGGAAGCGCAAACGCACGTCCATCGCGGCGCCCGAGAAGCGCTCGCTCGAGGCCTACTTCGCCATCCAGCCGCGGCCCTCTTCGGAGAAGATCGCGGCCATCGCCGAGAAACTGGACCTTAAAAAGAACGTGGTGAGGGTCTGGTTTTGCAACCAGAGACAGAAACAAAAACGAATGAAGTACTCGGCTGTCCACTGA